GTGATAATATGTGACTGTTTCCCCTTGTGTCAGCCCCTGATTAATGTAAAAACTCATGGATAAGGTCCAGCTTGTATGCCTAATTATGCATTTTAACACCGGAAAGGATAGAACTTGTACCCTAGAGAAAACCACTTTTGTTACTAAGTATCTCATGGCGGGACTTCTGTAGAAGGCTGATAACATATGGATTGGTGCTCTACACATTTAGTCATTTTTCACCCACtggagtgcgtgtgagtgtgtgtgtacgctccAGAACACCTGCTACTCACATTCAGTGACAAAGAAGTTGAGCATGGTGAGGACCACAGTGTGACCACTGAACATGTAATCCCCACAGGTGTGTACTCCTGTCAGGGTCATGCCAAAGCCACTCCATATGGCCACCGCTCTCTGCAGCTTCGCCCACATATCACCGTACATctaacacacacgcgcgcacacacacacacacgcgcacacgcacacacacacacacaccattaaaaTGGATATAGATAGTAAGTTATTTCATATTTAAAGTGCTGTTCCTTTTACCATTACTCTGATAAACAGTGGTTCTGATGACGAGTGTGTGCAtttatttgtgtgcatgtaCCTTGCCAGTGCACTGCAGGTGTTGTCCAGGGACTGAGAGTGAGGTCACAAACATGGTGACACAGCGCAGCATGAACACTGTTCCCATCAGACTACACAACCGTCGCAGAAGTatggacctacacacacacacacacacacacacacacacacacacacacacacacacacacacacacacacacacacacacacacacacacagagagagagagagaacgggtCAGGAATGATGCAGACACTGTACTCGTACTGCTCATCACAGGTCCGTGCATTCCCACAACCAGTCCGAGTGGAACACTTCTCCTCACATGCTCCTTGTGCTGTGGTCAAAACCAGCACATATTCACAGAGCAGTAGAGGGAGCAGTAGAGGGAGCAGTAGAGGGAGCAGTAGAGGGAGCAGTAGAGGGAGCAGCTCTCAGGGCGCTGTCAGTCACTTGCAGGCCAGTTGgggatttcacacacacactgatgaagcAGAACATTACCAGGCTGCAGGGTCCCTAGTCCCTGCGGCAGCATCTCATGAGCTCCAGCCAAGCAGCTCGGCAGCCCCAGGAGGACGTTCACTTAGAGGTTTGCACGTCATTGACCACAGCCAGGATGTGTTCTTAGGACTACAGGACTTAGTGTTTTCCTTAGAGGGCCTGTGGGGCTGTCTGCTCTCCAGATGAAGCTTCCTAAACCTTAGCCTTTCTCCCTCTTACAGGGTCACCTCTCATTCTGAGCAGTTCAACAGAAACTCAATAacaggaagacacacacacacgtgcgcatacACATCTGCTTTATGAAACTGATCCAAATGTACAAGAGCAGAAGCCCTTATACAATCGTTAGCTagctcctccccccacccccacccccttgcACACAATCACCCTCAAGAAAGAAGCACATTCTGACTGCCAGACACACAGCAAGAACTGTGAACTGCGAGTGTGTattgtatgatgtgtgtgtgcgtttaccTATGCTTGTGTAGCAGCAGTACAAGTAACCAGATATTACAAAGGATGACTCCACATGCCTCTGCCATGGCGAAGGCCCAGGGAATTCTGGGTACACTGCAGACAGAAGAGAAACTATTATTTgcagttttctttttttatgtatGGAATTTAATATGAACTTTATCATTGCACAGAACAGCTGGGCTGTGGTTATGAGTTTAATTTAATCTGTtacacacagtaacacacaaacCCAAATGAGCTCTCCAACTAACCATATCTTTGGTTAAAATAAAGCAGACAAATTTTTTATCATGTCACATCATGAGTTCACCAATGGGGTTTAATATTTTGGCATATTTCACCATGTGGTTGTataaaacagtgtttgtagGGATAGAGCATAATTAAGGCTACTGTGCACAAGTTTTCCATCTTTTTACAGATATCTTGCATGCGAATGTAGAAAGAGATAAAATGCTAATTAAGTGAGCACAAATGACCCTCAGTGAAAGATGTGGTCTTTCATAGGCCAACAACTGCTGTTTTGTTTCATAATCTGTCACGGAGTGGTCAGAACAaattgtcaaagtcaaattagTTCTTTGTACCACAACAGAGACAAATAGactttttaatgacactgtgcGTTCCAGTGAGAAGTCGCTCTGGCGAGCAGCAGCTGAGTCACGGACAGACAGGTGTGCTCCTCTCACCCCTGTCTCAGTGCACCAGTCTCCCTGTTTCTCTACACCGTTTCACCTCTAAACAGTCACTCAAAAACTGCCCACAGAAGTCTGCCAAGGTTTTTCTTCAATATTGCATCAGCTACTTTACACGGTCCATCAACACAGGCAGCACTGAACTGTGTGCTCGTGTGAAGGTgtgtacgcgcacacacacacacacacacacacacacacacacacacacacacacacacacacacacacacacgtgttgaATTGCTGTGCAGTTGTGGCCTACAGATCATTGGTTAGGTCTTTTTTTATTCACTTTTCAGTGATTCTGCTTGTGTAATGCTGTTGCTTGCAGTTTCTTCACTACAGGGCTGTTTTCTccatgtctttgtgtgtgtgtgtgtgtgtgtgcgcgtgtgttttgCCAACCAACAAATAGTATGAAGAAATTTGTATTCACAATTTTCACAGCACACAGATAAATGCAATGTATTAAATTCCATCATCTGCTTATGTCAGAACAGGCACTGAAACTATCTATGCCAAAAACTAGTTGCATTAGTTGGTAGTGCATTAGTTCAGGGTTAGTTCCTTTATAAATTATCCAAAAGGAGCACTTCTGTTTTTTAACTAGTGTTTAAGacatgcaatattgtttgagAAACTACAACTTAATATTTGAAAGTTTTAAACATGTCCAAGTTAAAACGGTACACTGCACTTGATAATGACTCCACCACTAGGGCACGTACAGGTTCTGTTCGGGGTTGCTGTTCTATAGTGTGTAAAGCCTCTCACCCACTTGGGTCACCCCCTCACCTACCCGGGtcaccccctcacccacccGGGTCACCCTCAGTTTCACAGGTTACCCTCCTGACTTACTCACTTACCTGTCCAGGAAAATGTCAGGCAGCGGAGGGTAGGTCCGCATGTCTGGCACTCGCTCATGCACAATTACCATGACGAAGGAGGTGAAGCCAAAGACAAGGACGACGTATACAGAGCTGAGGGCCGTTTTCCAGAACTCCGGGTCCAGACGCCGGCTCACGTGCTTGTGCTTGCCATTGCTGTACTGGCACTGTTCTGCCACAAGGGCGTCAGCCACGCTGTCACAGTCCCGCACAGAGTCACCATTACAAAGCCACTCTGGAcctgagtgtacacacacacacacacacacacacacacacacacacacacacacacaattgtaatACCCCAGTTATGTGCTCACTATAGTCCTTGAGGTTAACTGATGTCATGTCAATATACACTAGTTTTATGCATGCCTACATTCTGAACAAAAGGAAGCTGTTAACTAAAAGCTATGTGGAAATAAGCCCATAGCATCTTGTAGCCAGTGCtgtttattattcattattgtCCACTTCTCACCCCAAATCGTAAACAGTTCCCAATCATCATCTAGACTGGGCTTTACGGACGATGAGACAGAGAAGACCTTTGTTTGATTCCAGCTGTGTAGACAtctgacaaaaacaaacacccGATCTGGCTGGGGACCCTGAGGATGGACTACAAACACGAGATCTGTGCCTCCCCAAATGCATAAACATGATATGTCTAGCCAGCAAACGTTTCACAACGTCACTCACACAGACTGCAGTTAAAGCAAAGGGTTTGCTGCTTAGCTACATGTGAGCTAAGAATTACCCACAGATCAAAAGCCCTCACCCCAAATTAGACTCTCACTGCTGGAGACTAAATTTCAGTACGCTATTATTAGTGGTGGCATGACACCAAATTTTTTGTACCGATCTGATTATGTACTGATCTCATGCATTTGAATGTCACCCAACATTGATACTATTTTTTTCAACATCAATATTAGTTAATGAGAAACCACTAAAGAACTGTGTTTCATTTGTTGGGTCAAATTGTTTTGAGAGGAAAGTATTATGTATGAAAATTACAAATataagcaaaaacaaaacaacatcaacaaaaaaaaaacaactaaatTTTGTTGTTTATAAAGAAAGAGCATGGCACATTGAATTTTGCCCTTCTATTGCCTTTCAGTCAGTGATATTTCATTGGTCATAAACTTCCTGGTTCTAGGTGATAGGACTATGGTTTGTCTacatttttaaattacattaatGAATGCAACTCTAATTCCACATAAAGCTAATATTGACCTTATAATCGATCTTGTGAATTTCAGCAGTAAATTTGCTCTACCCactacacaccaaacacacagtaagtagtctctcactcacactcagaaATTTGATCTGACGATTCCTAGTTGCTATTTGGCCAAAGTTAACTTAATAGTTTGCTTAATTTCCATTAATGCACTGCTGCAAAACACTGCTCTACTCTTTTCAGGCTTTATTTTGGGTGGTCTTAAAGTTTCTTTTAAAAAATCTTAATCAGATCTAGCATTTTTGCTGACATCGACCCAATTCCAATACATTGGATTGGTGCTGTGTCTATAGATATTGGATATTTGTTGAATTTAcggtaataaactataaaatagcaacagtaaaagatcatacagtagaaaacagtatatcaCTAACTGATGCAatagtttacttaaaaaaaataaacagtatatgaaattaatttttacagtcatattatgtagaaagcacacattttttatgttaatttcaatattttaggtaaaatatattggaaaattccgtaatgtagtaaacaaggaattaccctaaaaataaaagaaatattcagtctaaattacagattttgctgatgagtagcctacatttcaatttacagtgaaaaccaTTCATCAATTAGCAAAATCGCACCTTGATttctacagaaagaaaatgctaaaaatatggccagtgctgtaaggtaaagcatgttgaaatataggacaatgtactgccattttagaaattgtctttgtaattatgggtcaaatatttatacatataaggaataccgtattttctggaccATAAGGTGCACTTAAAAGTACTTTCGATATTCAAGTATTGTGCTATCATTGCTGCCTTCAGTTGAATGGTGACTGTAGAGACGCTTCTCCCGGCTGTTCTTTACTCAATTACGTTTTACGTAACGTTCTCTGATTAGTTTAACGCTGCCAGCGTACACATTACACATCTGTATCAGGGACAGATTTTTGAATTCAGTACACACATAAGGTGCACTGCTGATTTTTGAGAAAATGTAAGGCTTTTCTGCTTAAAGTCTGGAAAATTGTGTAGCGTCGGTCCACTGGgggacggcgctacttcccatgagcccctgcggctccgttattgatacgcgttatgtgtaagtgttatgacatgctgttgttgattatgtatttgattatgtgttttgttagtttaagtcaccctgtattagtttatgtagttgtacattgtctgagtctacctaccgtgtttgtgtaatgttacagtgctaatgacctgccctcatgtttcatgtATTGAGTCTATTCTGCGTGATCACGGCTTCATGCGTAATTAAGTTGCTAAggcaatttaaataaaagtgcCTTGTTGTCTTAAGATGCGGCAAAAACTGGACGGCCTGAGTGATGGCGGCCTGCCAGTAATTGGACTTTACaataaaatactg
The genomic region above belongs to Brachyhypopomus gauderio isolate BG-103 chromosome 3, BGAUD_0.2, whole genome shotgun sequence and contains:
- the LOC143510493 gene encoding sphingomyelin synthase-related protein 1 — its product is MAGTGTQQGVRSWSVKQVGRWLREEGFCDYVDLLCNKHRLDGTSLLTLTEYDLRSPPLEIKVLGDIKRLMVSLRKLQKQNADVLEELGYAYDGHSPQGGNGPEWLCNGDSVRDCDSVADALVAEQCQYSNGKHKHVSRRLDPEFWKTALSSVYVVLVFGFTSFVMVIVHERVPDMRTYPPLPDIFLDSVPRIPWAFAMAEACGVILCNIWLLVLLLHKHRSILLRRLCSLMGTVFMLRCVTMFVTSLSVPGQHLQCTGKMYGDMWAKLQRAVAIWSGFGMTLTGVHTCGDYMFSGHTVVLTMLNFFVTEYTPRSWNFIHTLSWVLNLFGIFFILAAHEHYSIDVFIAFYITTRLFLYYHTLANTRAYQHSRRARIWFPMFSFFECNVNGPVPNEYCWPFSRPTFLRRLIG